Proteins encoded by one window of Pecten maximus chromosome 15, xPecMax1.1, whole genome shotgun sequence:
- the LOC117343292 gene encoding uncharacterized protein LOC117343292 — protein MDVRQNRKMTESGVNLYEEKVSHYTTKLLKIKRDIDFIIDSSEKIDLAQGQQIIDDIQKLLARYEAKAKKFEQFLQGTRTDQSASEEAAHRLTSAALHDKVTSFIEHLQSLLPSISHKMLSTRRSGVSGSSRLTEMLVKHTAKVEKARSRMKYAQEEAELIKQEAALQASRNLLNLKRELEVAETGLNAIHKAFDFRSSNASNKDSASKRGSYIGSETNRHILRYVEENKDNNVSPPIVPTEDVTQDEPIETVVQIPSTGAADTTRVLNPSAVAFKPENKNEAFDLAKLVAKNQLLPQRLSQFTDEPARYLTWKYGFLNVMEEIGASILEHLDLLVNHLGAESKTQAENIRASNPRNSQKAVDEIWKRLDSEFGSAEIIERALKQRIYQFPDLKENDTKRFFDLSDLAAEVESIKTDTVLGPVFSYYDTSSGINDFVRKLPKRLREKWANQCYRYKETNRTSQVPFSVLTRYLRDLARLRNDPSFDFDVSFVKPNKVPSTQQKYKPLSQDSHRPTSISSRKTEVTPETNPKGGKCPIHGENSNHLLKDCFKFRNRTLKDRKDFVYKNGYCLKCCGQKLHTRKTCKETVKCNVCGSSDHIGILHPDADSGKHYEGEKSQDNYRSQRHQIPSEDHEEEKLRVETHCTEVCSTRHSTSKSCAKILLVSVFPNGQPSRARNVYCMIDDQSNKSLATSAFFDAFREFGPSAEYVLTSCAGKFTTSGRRASGYVIQSLDGSCTLQSPCLIECNEIPNNRSEIPSPEVAENYSHLQDIASLIPPVNDSVEIEILIGRDLVSAHHVVDQRIDGDWLPFGQKLPLGWVVIGDVCLGRAHLPEQVSVSKTSVFANGRPTYLQPCESELLVKEDPIFERVPGDEKPGLSIEDKRFLSTMETGFKQTPSGHWEAPMPFKKNRPFLPDNKSMALKRANSFDRSLKSNPDKQKRVMEFMEKLFGNKHAELAPALPDSTEKWYLPLFAVQHPKKPDSIRVVFDSSAKCQNLSLNDVLLQGPDMLNSLLGS, from the exons ATGGATGTCCGCCAAAATAGGAAGATGACAGAGTCCGGTGTGAATCTTTATGAAGAAAAGGTGTCGCATTATACAACcaaattattgaaaatcaaaAGGGACATTGACTTTATCATCGATTCCTCAGAAAAGATAGATCTTGCCCAGGGCCAGCAAATTATTGATGACATACAAAAACTGTTAGCTCGCTATGAAGCGAAAGCTAAAAAGTTTGAACAATTCTTACAAGGGACTCGCACAGATCAGAGTGCCAGTGAAGAGGCAGCTCATCGTCTCACATCTGCAGCTTTACATGATAAAGTGACGTCATTTATAGAGCACTTGCAGTCCTTGTTGCCGTCAATTTCACACAAGATGCTGTCAACCAGACGGTCAGGTGTTTCAGGGTCGAGTCGGTTGACTGAAATGTTGGTAAAACATACAGCCAAAGTTGAAAAGGCAAGATCTCGCATGAAATATGCACAAGAGGAGGCTGaattgataaaacaagaggcAGCTTTACAGGCAAGTAGGAATTTATTAAATCTGAAGAGAGAATTAGAAGTAGCTGAGACTGGACTTAATGCAATTCACAAAGCTTTTGACTTTAGATCTTCAAATGCTAGCAATAAAGATTCTGCAAGTAAGCGAGGCAGTTATATTGGGTCAGAGACCAATCGTCACATTTTGCGCTATGTAGAGGAGAATAAAGACAATAATGTATCTCCACCTATTGTTCCTACAGAAGATGTTACTCAGGATGAACCAATAGAAACTGTTGTACAGATTCCCTCTACTGGAGCGGCTGATACTACACGTGTTCTTAACCCTAGTGCTGTTGCGTTTAAgcctgaaaataaaaatgaggCATTTGACTTAGCAAAATTAGTGGCAAAAAATCAACTTTTGCCTCAGAGACTTTCTCAATTTACAGATGAACCAGCTAGGTACCTAACCTGGAAATACGGCTTTCTTAATGTAATGGAAGAAATTGGGGCGTCTATCTTGGAACATCTAGATCTGCTCGTAAATCATCTTGGTGCTGAGTCTAAAACACAAGCAGAGAACATACGCGCTTCTAATCCCAGGAATTCTCAGAAGGCTGTGGACGAAATTTGGAAGCGGCTTGATAGCGAGTTTGGTAGTGCAGAAATTATCGAAAGAGCATTGAAACAACGAATATACCAGTTTCCGGATCTTAAGGAAAATGACACTAAGCGCTTTTTTGACCTATCAGATTTGGCAGCGGAGGTTGAATCCATTAAAACCGACACAGTGTTGGGACCAGTTTTTAGCTATTATGACACTTCTAGTGGgataaatgattttgttagaaAATTACCTAAACGCTTGAGGGAAAAATGGGCCAATCAGTGTTATCGCTACAAAGAGACAAATCGAACGTCGCAAGTACCATTCTCAGTACTCACAAGATACTTGCGTGATCTGGCCCGTCTACGTAACGACCCCAGTTTTGATTTTGATGTTTCGTTTGTGAAGCCGAACAAAGTTCCTAGTACACAACAGAAATATAAACCCTTGTCACAGGATTCTCATCGTCCAACTTCGATATCATCACGGAAGACCGAGGTTACTCCGGAAACCAACCCTAAAGGTGGGAAATGTCCTATTCATGGTGAAAATTCTAATCATCTACTGAAAGACTGTTTTAAATTCCGAAACAGAACTCTGAAAGATCGTAAAGactttgtatataaaaatggTTACTGTTTGAAGTGTTGCGGGCAGAAGCTCCATACAAGGAAAACATGTAAAGAAACTGTCaagtgtaatgtttgtggttCCTCAGATCACATTGGAATACTTCATCCAGACGCGGACTCTGGGAAACACTATGAGGGGGAGAAATCACAAGATAATTACAGAAGTCAGCGACATCAAATACCTAGTGAAGACCACGAGGAGGAGAAGCTCCGAGTTGAAACTCACTGTACTGAGGTTTGTAGTACTCGTCACAGTACTAGTAAGTCGTGTGCTAAAATACTGCTTGTCAGTGTATTTCCCAATGGGCAGCCATCTCGAGCCCGCAATGTTTACTGTATGATTGATGACCAGAGTAATAAGTCATTGGCTACGTCAGCATTCTTCGACGCCTTTAGAGAATTTGGTCCAAGTGCAGAATATGTACTCACTTCATGTGCTGGCAAGTTTACTACCTCTGGTCGGAGAGCATCTGGATATGTAATACAATCTCTTGATGGTTCATGTACTCTGCAATCACCCTGTTTGATTGAGTGTAATGAGATCCCAAACAATCGTAGTGAAATTCCATCTCCAGAAGTGGCAGAGAATTACAGTCATTTACAAGACATCGCGTCACTTATTCCACCCGTGAACGACAGTGTGgaaattgaaattttgattGGTAGAGACTTGGTATCTGCACATCATGTTGTAGATCAACGTATCGATGGAGACTGGCTACCATTTGGCCAGAAGTTACCTCTTGGATGGGTTGTAATTGGTGATGTGTGTTTAGGTCGCGCACACCTACCGGAACAGGTCAGTGTGAGCAAAACATCAGTGTTCGCTAACGGCAGACCTACATACTTGCAGCCATGCGAGAGTGAACTCCTGGTGAAGGAGGACCCTATCTTCGAACGAGTACCGGGAGATGAGAAACCTGGCTTGTCGATAGAGGACAAAAGGTTCCTTAGCACTATGGAAACTGGATTCAAACAAACCCCTAGTGGACATTGGGAGGCACCCATGCCTTTTAAGAAGAATAGACCCTTTCTGCCTGACAACAAGAGTATGGCTCTTAAAAGAGCGAATTCGTTTGATCGGAGTCTCAAGTCGAACCCAGACAAACAGAAAAGAGTTATGGAATTCATGGAGAAACTTTTCGGTAATAAGCACGCAGAGTTAGCACCAGCTTTACCAGATTCTACAGAGAAATGGTATTTGCCACTGTTTGCAGTTCAACATCCTAAGAAGCCTGATAGTATACGTGTGGTGTTTGACTCATCTGCCAAGTGCCAGAATTTATCGCTCAACGACGTTCTGTTACAAGGACCCGATATGTTGAACAGCCTGCTTG GTTCCTGA
- the LOC117344315 gene encoding uncharacterized protein LOC117344315, with the protein MTRHVFGNTASPAVANFGLRKAVENSDQDVQNLVGKDFYVDDGLLSCRTQSEAIDIVERTKHALQENGEIRLHKFASNSRDVLNAFCQKDLAKDLKDIDLLTETLPTQRSLGLLWDTETDSFTFKVNQVEKVYTRRGLLSTINSIYDPLGFAQPFTIRGKLLLREMMSVTSSNDWDDPLPESLYGQWCLWVNSMHNLENLSIPRVYCDISFDDALRREVLVFADASKDAIAAVAYLKLYNPSRFSIGFLLGKAKLAPTHGHTVPRLELCAAVLATEIAETIRVQLDIPQDSFQFFSDSQVVLGYISNESRRFYVYVGNRVSKIRLFSKPTQWNFVPSECNPADVATRGLDALLLPDSSWILGPDIKHRTSPDGYDLIDPDHDLEIRPEVNCSKMEQSEDMIDVPEKKVKQTDCGKVPEGFSKRFTRFSNWKRLVRVVARIKFLAAHIRKDRERLPDRFDEPEFLQESERAIIAVAQQDAFSSEFQRIHAGKEIPHSSSLKTLTPVIGTDGLLHVGGRLNKIDNEIIGSGLRNPVILPKSHHVTFLVVRHFHQKVVHQGRKFTEGAVRTGGYWVVSCRKMVNFIIHNCVTCKKLRGQFGQQYMADLPTDRCTPSPPFSYVGVDTFGPWPISFRRTRGGSATQKRWALLFTCLVTRAIHIEVIEQLSSSSFINALRRFISVRGPVIQFRSDRGTNFVGATEDLAIDARFVENDHVADFLSDGKIKWIFNPPYSPHMGGAWERLIGVAKNILNSMLLQQQRKSLTHEVLTTLMSEVCAIVNNRPLVDVFSDPESPVLLTPSMLLTSKTSCDVNPFPPYNTKDVLRSTWKHVQSLAEEFWRRWRNEYLHGLQLRKKWQKHTKNLQPGDLVLLKDGERSRNEWPVGIVERTFPSNDCAVRKVEIAVVRDNKRVLYVRPVTELVTLLETDE; encoded by the coding sequence ATGACAAGACATGTTTTCGGCAACACTGCCTCTCCTGCTGTTGCTAATTTCGGCTTGCGTAAGGCTGTAGAAAATTCTGATCAGGACGTGCAGAACTTAGTGGGTAAAGACTTCTATGTTGACGATGGTCTGTTGTCATGTAGGACCCAGTCTGAGGCTATTGACATTGTGGAACGCACAAAACACGCTCTCCAAGAGAATGGAGAAATCAGACTTCATAAGTTTGCTTCAAATAGCAGGGATGTGCTTAATGCTTTTTGTCAGAAAGACCTGGCTAAGGATCTCAAAGATATTGATCTCCTGACAGAAACTCTCCCCACGCAAAGGAGCTTAGGACTTTTGTGGGATACAGAAACTGATTCGTTCACTTTCAAGGTTAACCAAGTGGAGAAAGTTTACACGCGTCGTGGCCTGTTATCAACAATCAATAGTATATATGATCCTCTCGGATTTGCTCAGCCGTTCACTATTCGTGGAAAACTACTGCTTCGGGAAATGATGTCCGTCACCTCAAGCAATGACTGGGATGATCCTCTACCTGAGTCACTCTATGGCCAGTGGTGTTTGTGGGTTAATTCTATGCACAACCTTGAGAATCTTAGCATACCACGCGTCTACTGCGACATCTCTTTTGATGACGCTTTGAGAAGGGAAGTTCTTGTGTTTGCTGATGCGTCGAAAGATGCGATAGCGGCTGTCGCATACCTCAAACTTTACAATCCTAGTAGATTTAGCATTGGCTTTCTGTTAGGAAAGGCTAAATTAGCACCTACGCATGGACATACAGTTCCGCGATTAGAGTTGTGCGCTGCGGTACTCGCTACAGAAATTGCTGAGACCATTCGGGTCCAACTCGATATTCCTCAGGATAGCTTTCAGTTCTTTTCTGATAGTCAAGTCGTACTTGGATATATATCAAACGAAAGTCGTAGATTCTACGTATATGTGGGAAACAGAGTGAGCAAGATTCGTCTGTTCAGCAAACCGACTCAGTGGAATTTTGTTCCGTCGGAGTGTAACCCTGCAGATGTAGCTACTAGAGGTCTAGACGCTTTGTTATTGCCAGACTCTAGTTGGATTCTTGGCCCCGATATCAAGCATAGAACTTCCCCGGATGGCTATGATTTAATAGACCCGGATCATGACTTGGAAATCCGTCCTGAAGTAAACTGTTCAAAAATGGAGCAGTCGGAGGATATGATAGATGTTCCCGAGAAGAAAGTAAAACAGACAGATTGTGGAAAGGTGCCAGAGGGATTCTCTAAGAGATTCACCAGATTTTCAAACTGGAAAAGACTTGTGAGAGTTGTTGCCCGTATAAAGTTCTTGGCAGCTCATATCCGGAAGGACAGAGAACGCTTACCTGATCGATTTGATGAACCAGAATTTCTGCAAGAAAGTGAGCGTGCCATCATTGCAGTAGCTCAACAAGATGCATTCAGTTCAGAGTTCCAACGTATCCATGCTGGAAAGGAAATTCCTCATTCAAGTTCTCTCAAAACTCTTACTCCAGTTATTGGTACAGATGGACTTTTACATGTCGGAGGTCGCCTTAACAAGATCGACAATGAGATTATCGGCTCAGGATTAAGGAACCCTGTTATACTTCCCAAGAGCCATCACGTGACGTTTCTGGTGGTTCGTCATTTTCATCAAAAAGTAGTTCACCAGGGTCGTAAGTTTACAGAAGGAGCTGTTCGCACAGGTGGATATTGGGTCGTGAGTTGCAGGAAAATGGTTAACTTTATTATTCACAATTGTGTTACCTGCAAGAAACTTCGTGGTCAGTTTGGTCAACAGTATATGGCAGATCTTCCTACTGACAGATGCACTCCTTCACCACCTTTTTCATATGTCGGTGTGGATACGTTTGGACCTTGGCCTATCTCATTCCGGCGGACCAGAGGAGGATCTGCAACGCAGAAACGATGGGCTTTGTTGTTCACGTGTCTTGTGACAAGAGCCATACATATAGAGGTGATAGAACAACTTTCCAGCTCGTCTTTTATTAACGCCTTACGACGGTTTATTTCTGTGCGTGGACCGGTCATCCAATTTCGTTCCGACAGGGGCACGAATTTTGTGGGAGCGACAGAAGATCTGGCCATTGACGCAAGATTTGTTGAGAATGATCATGTTGCTGACTTCTTATCAGACGGCAAAATCAAGTGGATTTTCAACCCACCCTACTCGCCTCACATGGGTGGCGCTTGGGAAAGGTTAATTGGTGTCGCCAAGAACATCTTGAACTCTATGTTGCTTCAACAGCAAAGGAAAAGTCTCACACACGAGGTATTGACCACTCTTATGTCTGAAGTTtgtgcaattgtgaacaatagACCGTTAGTGGATGTATTCAGTGATCCAGAGTCACCTGTTCTTCTTACGCCGTCTATGCTGTTGACAAGTAAGACTAGTTGTGATGTCAACCCGTTCCCTCCTTACAACACAAAGGATGTGTTGCGCTCGACATGGAAACACGTGCAATCACTTGCAGAGGAATTCTGGAGGAGATGGAGGAATGAGTATCTTCACGGTTTACAATTGCGAAAGAAGTGGCAAAAACACACCAAGAACCTTCAACCGGGAGACCTGGTCCTCTTAAAAGACGGGGAGCGCTCTCGAAATGAATGGCCGGTTGGAATAGTTGAAAGAACATTTCCAAGTAACGACTGTGCAGTACGAAAGGTTGAGATTGCTGTTGTGAGAGACAATAAACGTGTATTGTATGTCAGACCAGTTACCGAACTGGTAACACTTTTGGAAACAGATGAGTGA